The genomic segment CTGATTCttagcaaataaatttttaatgaaatattgatttatttgaacgccgttaaattttgtttacaagcCAGCAACAAAGGCGGCCACACAATAGTGCAACATATGTTATGGCGAACACCTGATTTCTGGTGTTCGAAGACCTATAAGTACTCCGCTTTTTGAGCGAAAAGTCATCAGTCGATTCAGGCATCTTGTTAAGCCCTAAAGCCTTAAAGCACAAACCAAACCCAATAGCAGCATCAAATATGTCGAAACTCAGCGTTGTCCTGTTGATTGCCACAGTGGTGGTGGCCATTGAGGCCACTAGCGTTGTGCGACCCAATCGCTGCTGGGATCGCTGCACCCTGAAGGACCTGCAGGACCCTCGGCTGATCTGTGTCCGCGACAGGGCGACCAATTCCTGCACGAAGCTGCGACCTTGTCGCCTCCCGGAGCGGAACTGCATCCGCCGGAATGCCGGCAAGGAGCTGCTCCGGGAGACGTGTCTCAGCCAGTGCCGCTGGATTCCGGGGGGCAGTAGCGCCAGTGGTCCCTGTGCCCCCAAGAAACGACCCGTGATCAAGGTTTAGAGTGCCGCAATATACTTTATCCGCCTGTCTTTGGAATTCAAAATgcccataaatatttcataatgtgccaacaataaaaataaatatcattttaTGGCAGACCATTTTTTCGCTGGCCAGCCCGTGGCCATAAATTTCGGTTGAATCGGGGCGGAGTCGCCTATCCTGCGGAGTTCTCGATGTCCTTGATGGCGCCAAACGGCAGCGCGAAggttcaataaattaaaatcgacTGCCATAAATTTCCATGTCAGTACATTAATTAAAAGGCCGTAATTCGCTTTGTCCATGTCAGGTGAcactgcatctgcatctgcatatGCATCTGCATCCTTTCGATCCTTTGGCCACCCACACTTGACCAGTGTGGCGGAATGTCTGCTCAATCAATGCAATTAAAAGTCCCTCCACTCGGGTGGTCGTTCAAAGAAAATACgagaaaatatattcaattgCAACGCTCCAGTTGCCATTGGCAGCTAAAGTTCTTCAAAACATCACGAATATTTACTGAAAAGCAGAGCCAgggaatttattaaaaaaaacggaCTTTGTATgggtatattttattttttttttatacatttaattaaaagaaaaaaatttaattttatttggcattttgttattaatggtgacaaaaactattttaatgtaagcaaagaaaacaatacTCGTATgccctttatttatttggtgcCTTAgatcaattatttattttttaccaatttattcaaattggtGTTGGAACATGCGAATACCATTCACATATTACGTgaacaatttatataaattgaattgaattttgccTTAAAAGAAttagacaaatttatttaattttatttacaactgtaaaatcaaaaaaaaaaatttcagctGTATGAAACTTTGTAATAATATAGAAAGAATTTAACTGATTTATATGACTGTCCCTAAAACagataaatataatataagctctctttttttttaagaaataaatcagTATGAGCAATAttcaaaatgtataatttgaAGCTATCATTATTAAAGGAACCGCCCGGTTCGTAACCCAGAACTTGAACGTATATTAAGGTTCGAGCCCTGTTCGAATCAGACCAACGTCAAAACTTACTTAAGTAGATTTCAAATTTGCCAAATAACTCAAAAGTTCAATAAATGCCCACAGTAATTATTGAAATGGGAATTCTCAGGGTATTCGCTCACCCAAAATAATTCCCAAATGAATTGTTACCAGATATTGTAGAGTTGCCTTTTCACTTTTATTGCAATGGTTTTCAACTGCCAAACTTACTGAAAGCTAATTTTCTTACTGCTAATATGTTGGCAACCCAGAAGTAGACAAGCAATCAGGCCATCTCCAATCGAGTAGCCGTTGCCTTTGCCTTTCCCTTTGCTCACCTGTCATTTTCCAGCATGACAGTTGTCAGCATATATTTTCCCCATTTAATTGGCAGCAGTCGCCGAAGTGTGAGTAACGTAGCAATAGCAGCTCCggaaaactaaaattaaaaaaaaaaaaaaaaaaaaaacgtgcgAAAAGCGAAGTGtacatttttttgcagtgtAAGTGAGAAGGGCTTAGGATCGAGATGCCAAAGGGAAAGGGTAAAAGAGTGGGAGAGCCGCCTTTCAAGCGGCAGCGTAAAAGTCGTCGCGAGAGCAGCGACGGCAGCGAGACCAGCGACTCTTACTCGAGCTACAGCTCCTCGGGCACCTCCGCATCCTCCGGATCCTCCGGATCCTCCAGCTACACCAGCTCTAGCGGCTCCAGCGGCTCCTCCAGCTCCGTCTCGAGCAGCGAGGACTCCGGGGAGGAGCCGGAGGAAGCAGCCGCCGCCAAGAGGGCGAAGCACTCGTGCTGCCACCACCGGCACCATCGACGCCATCGGCGGCACCATCACCGTCACTCGCCGCCGCGCCATCACTCCCATCGCCGCCATGGGCGCCCATCTGGCCAGCGTCGCCATCGCCCCGACCATGGACGCTCCTCGAAGCGTCCGTCCGGGAGGGTCAGTCGCCGAGGAGCCGTCCCTGCCGCCAAGATGGAAGTGGTGGTCAATGAGGGATTGGTTTCCACCTCCGGCAGCCACCCGGTGGCCATCCAGATACCGGCCCCCATTCCGCTGCCCGTGCCGACACCCATTCCGGCCGAGCTCATCACCCAGCCGCAGCCCGTGCCGGCACCAGTCTTGGCTCCTGCTCCCGCTGCTCCGTTGGCCAGGGAGCTGCGCCTGGAGCAGCATTACCAGCGCAAGTCACGCATGCGCTCCTCCGGCTCCCAGGCCCAAGCCCAAGGCCTAgtccaagcccaagcccaagtcCTAGTCCAAGCcaaagcccaagcccaagcccaaatCCCGGCCAagaccatcaccatcaccaagAGCCTGGCCACTGTGGGTGCCCCGCCCATGGGCAGGATCATGGCCGGAGGAGCCAGATCCAGCGGCATGAAGGTGGTGCCCAGGCAGGTCAGGAACCCAGTGGCCAGTGGCTCCACTGCGAAGGCTCCGGCAAAGATTACTCGACCCAATTCGAGTGCCAGCCAAGCAGACTCCAATGGCAAGTCACCGATGAGAACGGACTCCTCCAACTCCAAGATGAGGGCATCCAACGGTAAGAGActgtttttattcaatttaaatatttttggaattgaTTTTGGAACTGATTTTAATGTCtgataattgaattaaaatttagacCATATTCAACTTAaataatatgcattttaaataaataagaaccatttaaattcttatattttgttcatttaattatgtatttttaatattaaaacatgaaatttaatatgaaGTCAAAGTCAAATAGGCACCgttttaaattagtttgaaTGTTAAACCAATCACTTTAaaatgcattgtatttaatattatgattttatgaaatatgCAATTTTGGATTAAATAGCTAGATGATTACTTTTACCACACCATATTTTTTATCAGAGAACCAGTGCAAGCAAGGAGGAGGATCCGGAGGAGGATCCGGAGTAGGTGGATCAGGAGGAGGATCCGGAAGGGGAGGAGGATCCGGAGGAGAAGGATCAGGAGGTGGATCCGGAGGTGGATCCGGAGGAGGatccggaggaggaggatccgGAGGAGGATCCGGAGGAGAATCCGGAGGAGGATCCGGAGGAGGAACAGGAGGAGGATCAGGAGGAGGAACAGGAGGAGGATCCGGAGGAGGATCCGGAGGAGGATCAGGAGGAGGATCCGGAGGAGGATCCGGAGGAGGATCCGGAGGAGGATCCGGAGGAGGAACAGGAGGAGGATCAGGAGGAGGAACAGGAGGAAGTTCCGGAAGGGGAAAAGGAGGAGGATCAGGAGGAGGAGCCGGAAGGGCAGGAGGAGGAAGATCCGGAGAAGGTGGATCAGGAGGAGGACCAAGAGGAGGTGGAGCCCATGACAAAGGCAACCAAACGGCCTATCGCAATGGCAAGCACGCCATCGAATTCCGCCAACCCGTCCGCATTGTGCGCCTCCACATCAAGGGACTGACCCGCCAGGTGAGCAAGGAGCACATCACCGAGATCTTCGGTCATTTCGGAGCCCTCACGGCCGTCGACTTTCCCACGGACCGGTTCCAGGGACGCTTGGGGCGTGGCTACGCCTTCGTCGAGTTCGCTCGTCCCGAGGACTGCGCCCGCGCCATCAAGCACATGAATGGCGGCCAGATCGACGGCAAGCGGATCACGGTGTCCGCCTTCCAGGAGAGCATGCTGAAGGCTCCGTGGCGCCACTACCGCCGCTACTCGCCGGTCAACTACCGCCGCCAGCGCCAGCGTCACAACTCGCAGTCCCGCTCTCGCTCCCGCTCTTACGGCCAGTCGCGCTCCATGTCCCGCTCCCGCTCGAGGTCCTTCCCACGCTCCCGCTCCTCTCGCTCCCAATCAATGTCAGGGTCGCGCTACAATCGCCGCTACCGCTCGCGCTCCCGCACCCGCTCTCGCTCCCCCTTCTCCCGCGGCCGCTCGTCGCCGCGCTACGAGCAGTACCACCGCCCCGGATCGCGTTCTCCTTAGGCAGGTCGCACTGTCGTCGCGGAGCGACATCCAAGCAAGTCCACAAATCGAGCAGAAATCGATTCCCATAATCTGGATTATTCTTAATCAATAAACATTAAGATTGTGAAGAACAAAACGTGGGGTGGCTATTTATTTGGAGGGCTAAGAAAGGGGTTAAGGCCCTTTAACTTCAAACGCAAAAAGATCTTGTAAAATCCATGGGAATATCTTATCCATAGAGTAAACAATATATAGAGGCACCCGAacctctgcccaagctctgctgagagccatgttcgaagctaaacttgatttcccaccccacTTGTCAGTTTTTGGttcgaacttgcaattcggtcccgcggcgaacttgcaactgcactgctcgcaccagcCCTTAGCAATAAGAGCGAGCAGTTCGGCTGCAAAAACTCTCCGCGCGACCAAATTacaagttcgaatcgaaccgtgagagacggaaattttcccctttttttagcctaggtggcatcactggaaaaTTCATTCGAGAGAGCGgtagagcaaatggtgcctctatacatttcttactctatgcaAATGCCGACTCTATAAGTTTCCTACTCTATGATGCGGACATGGATA from the Drosophila gunungcola strain Sukarami unplaced genomic scaffold, Dgunungcola_SK_2 000152F, whole genome shotgun sequence genome contains:
- the LOC128265745 gene encoding hornerin yields the protein MPKGKGKRVGEPPFKRQRKSRRESSDGSETSDSYSSYSSSGTSASSGSSGSSSYTSSSGSSGSSSSVSSSEDSGEEPEEAAAAKRAKHSCCHHRHHRRHRRHHHRHSPPRHHSHRRHGRPSGQRRHRPDHGRSSKRPSGRVSRRGAVPAAKMEVVVNEGLVSTSGSHPVAIQIPAPIPLPVPTPIPAELITQPQPVPAPVLAPAPAAPLARELRLEQHYQRKSRMRSSGSQAQAQGLVQAQAQVLVQAKAQAQAQIPAKTITITKSLATVGAPPMGRIMAGGARSSGMKVVPRQVRNPVASGSTAKAPAKITRPNSSASQADSNGKSPMRTDSSNSKMRASNENQCKQGGGSGGGSGVGGSGGGSGRGGGSGGEGSGGGSGGGSGGGSGGGGSGGGSGGESGGGSGGGTGGGSGGGTGGGSGGGSGGGSGGGSGGGSGGGSGGGSGGGTGGGSGGGTGGSSGRGKGGGSGGGAGRAGGGRSGEGGSGGGPRGGGAHDKGNQTAYRNGKHAIEFRQPVRIVRLHIKGLTRQVSKEHITEIFGHFGALTAVDFPTDRFQGRLGRGYAFVEFARPEDCARAIKHMNGGQIDGKRITVSAFQESMLKAPWRHYRRYSPVNYRRQRQRHNSQSRSRSRSYGQSRSMSRSRSRSFPRSRSSRSQSMSGSRYNRRYRSRSRTRSRSPFSRGRSSPRYEQYHRPGSRSP